Within Actinoplanes sp. L3-i22, the genomic segment CCGGCGGGCCGAGCAGGCGCTGTGGCGCGGGGTGCCGTGCTGGGTGCTGCAGCGGGACGAGACGTGGGCCCGGCTGCGACTGCTCCGGCCGGACGTCGACTCGCTGAGCGCGACCGGGGCGCGGTGTTACGAGCGCGGGGTCTACGAGGCCTGGGCGCCGATCGACGAGCTCGCCGACCATCACATCGCGGAGATCGCGTACCAGATCTGATACCGGATCCGAACGGGGACACGAAAAAGGGCCGGCTCGCGCCGGCCCTTTCCCATGTGTGGTGCGACTAGCTCATCAGCTGCGGGTCAGCTTGACGTGCAGGCCCCGGTAGCCGAGGTGGTCGGCCCAGTCCTGGGCGTACGCGTCGATGTACAGGTCACCCTTGGCCTGGCCGGAGACCTTGAAGGACCACTTGCCCGAGACGACCTTGGCGGCCACCGCGGTGCACTTGGAGTAGTAGTCCGCGTCGCTGTAGACCCGGATCCACTTCTTCTTGGCGGTGAAGCAGTACACCTTGGAGCCGCTGACGCGGGTCAGGTAGACGTAGGCGTACGGCGCGCCGGAACCGGTGTCGGTGACGGTGCCCTTGACCACGGACCACGACTTGACGCGGTTCGAGCTCGACGGCTTCGTGATCTTCACGACCGGCGTCCAGGCGTCCCGCTTGACCGAGACCGAGCCGGCGTTGATCCAGCTGGAGTAGCCGTTCTTGTTCCGGTACTGGATCAGGAGCTGCTTGGTGCCGGTGACGACCGACTCCGAGCCCTTGTAGTGGTAGTAGTAGCCGGTCACGTTCTGGTTCTTGCCGGTGAACGTGTCGATCCAGCCGTCGCCCCAGTTCAGCTTGAACGCCAGGGTGCCGGCCGGAACGCTGGTGACCTTGGCGGTGAAGCGCTGGCCGGGCCACACGCTGTGCGAGGTCAGCGAGACGCGCCCGGGCAGGGCGACGACCACGGACTTCACGATCGGGGCGGAGGCGTTGCCGGCGGTGTCCGTCAGCGTCTCGGCGATCTTGAAGGTGCCGAACTTCGCGTACGTGTGCGCGATGCTGCTCTGACCGGCGGTCAGCGTGGTGTTGGTGCCGTCGCCGAAGTCGATGTACCGCGTGATCGCGGCGTCAGCGTCCTTGTTGTCGGCGTACTGCGCCTCCGTCTGGGTGACGGTGACCGTCTGCCCGACCCAGATCGAGGTCAGGTTCAGGCCGAACGTCCCGGTCGGCGCCTCGGTGTCCGCGGGCGGAACCGTGGTCGGGTCCGTCGGCGGCGTCGTGGTCTCGGTCGGGGCGACCGTCGTCGGCTCCGTGGTCGGCTCCGTCGGCGGCGTGGTGGTCTCGGTCGGAGCGACCGTGGTCGGCTCCGTGGTCGGGTCCGTCGGGTCGACGGTCGGCGACGTGGTGGTGTCGGTCGGCTCCGGCGTCGGCGTCGTGGTCGCCTCGGTCGGGTCAGCCGTCGGCTCGGTGGTCTCGGTGGCGACCGTGCCGCCGGTGGTGTCGGCGTAGGCCGGCGAGGTCGCGACCGCGCCGCCGGCGAGCAGCGCGCCACCGACGATGGCCGCGAGCAGCGGCCGGGACAGGCGTGGTTTCAAGGAAGTTCCAGCTCCTTAGAGGGGTACCAGAACCACATGAGAAGGGTTGGCCCGGCCGAAGCGGAACGTCAGAACGCACCCGTATCGACAAAACGCCAACGTGCCCCCGTGGCGTCGATCAATCTAACCTCTTCGGAGCAGGTGATCAATCCCGTTTCGATCGATGCCCGGTGCGCTTTGGCACAGTCTTGCGCCTGATGCACAAAGGACAATCGGTGCTGGCCCGCGCCGAGACGCCGCCGTAGCGATGAAACGCCTGCGTATCTCAGATGGCGCGGTCACGGTACCCGGTGGATAACTTCATGATCAATATCTGCCCGGCCCACGAAAAAGGCCCGGCAGTGCCGGGCCCCTCTCACCTGTTCAGCCGATGGTCACTCGCCCAGGCGGGCCAGCTCCTCCTCGATCACGGACGGCTCCAGCTTGCGGAACACCGGCTTCGGCGTGCTCAGCGGTGTGCCGGCCACCAGCGGCACCGACTCCCAGCGCGCGCCGACCGTGTAGTCGCCGGTCAGCACCGGGTAGCCCGGGCCGCCGTCCAGGTCCTCGACCTCGACGATCCGCGGCATCGGGGCGTGCACCCCGGTGCCGCCGAGCAGCTCGTGCACCTTCTGCGCGGAGTGCGGCAGGAACGGCGTGAGCAGCGTGTTCGCGTCGCTGACCACCTGCAGCGCGACGTGCAGGACGGTCGCCTGACGCGGCTTCTCCTCGTCCGACTTGAGCTTCCACGGGGCCTGGTCGGACAGGTACTTGTTGGCCTCGGCGACGACCTTCATGGCCTCGGCGATCGCGGCCTTCTGCCGGTGCTTGCCGATCAGCTCGCCGACCGTGGTGAAGCCGACCCGGGCCACCTCGAGCACGGCCCGGTCGTCGTCGGTCAGCTCGCCCGCCTCGGGGATCACGCCGAAGTTCTTCGCGGCCATCGAGATCGAGCGGTTGACCAGGTTGCCCCAGCCGGCGACCAGCTCGTCGTTGTTGCGCCGGACGAACTCGGCCCAGGTGAAGTCGGTGTCGTTGGACTCCGGGCCGGCCGCGGCGATGAAGTACCGCAGGGCGTCGGCGTCGTAGCGCTCCAGGAAGTCGCGCACGTAGATGACCACCTTGCGGGACGAGGAGAACTTCTTGCCCTCCATCGTCAGGTACTCACTGGAGACCACCTCGGTCGGCAGGTTCAGCTTGCCCAGCGAACCGGCCTGGCCGCCCTTGTCGCCCTCCCCGGAGTAGCCCAGCAGCAGCGCCGGCCAGATCACCGAGTGGAAGACGATGTTGTCCTTGCCCATGAAGTAGTAGGCGGACGCGTCCTTGCCCTGCGCGTCGGCCGACCACCACTGCCGCCACGCCTCCGGGTCACCGGTGCGCCGCGCCCACTCGATCGACGCCGACAGGTAGCCGATGACCGCGTCGAACCAGACGTAGATGCGCTTGTCGGCCCGGTCGCGCCAGCCGTCCAGCGGGATCGGGACGCCCCACTCCAGGTCCCGGGTGATCGCCCGGGGCTGCAGGTCGTCGAGCAGGTTGCGGGAGAACTTCAGGACGTTGGGCCGCCAGTTCTCCCGCTGGTCCAGCCAGTTGCCGATCGCCTGGGCGAAGGCCGGCAGGTCCAGGAAGAAGTGCTCGGTCTCGACGAACTTCGGGGTCTCCCCGTTGATCCGGGACTTCGGGTTGATCAGCTGCTCGGGGTCGAGCTGGTTGCCGCAGTTGTCGCACTGGTCGCCGCGGGCGCTGTCGTAACCGCAGATCGGGCAGGTGCCCTCGATGTAGCGGTCGGGCAGGGTGCGTCCGGTGGACGGGGAGATCGCGCCCAGCGTGGTGCGGGCCACGATGTACCCGTTCGTGTGCAGGCCCTCGAACAGCTCCTGCACCACCGCGTAGTGGTTGCGCGTGGTGGTCCGGGTGAACAGGTCGTAGGACAGGCCCAGCCCGTGCAGGTCCTCCACGATCACCCGGTTGTACCGATCGGCGAGCTCGCGCGGGGTGACCCCGTCGGCGTCCGCCTGGACCTGGATCGGAGTGCCGTGCTCGTCGGTGCCCGACACCATGAGCACGTCGTGGCCGGCCATCCGCATGTACCGGCTGAAGACGTCGGACGGCACCCCGAAGCCGGACACATGACCGATGTGGCGCGGGCCGTTGGCATATGGCCAGGCGACCGCGGCGAGAACGTGACTCATGACGTCCAGCGTAGTGACCCGCCCGGACCGGCCGCGAAGGGATAAGCGAGCGACCGATTTGTGCCGACACGCCCGATCATTGGCAGCTTTGACGGCGGACCCCGTAGTTGACTGGACGGGTGACCGGAAACACACCGCAACCAGGGGACCACCCGTGGGCCGAGGTCGATCCGGACCCCACGTGGTGGCAGGGCGACACCGACCGGCTGCCGACCTCGCAGGAGTGGGCCGACCGGGCCGGCGACGAGGCCCGGGCCGCGGGCGCCGCCGACGTCGCCGAGCACCTCGACAACGAGCGCCTGGCCACCGCCGACCAGCTGATGATCATCGAGCCGGGGCAGCCGGCCGAGGTCGTACCGAAGGCTCCGGTCCTGCCTGAGCCCAGCGACCGCAACCGGCCCACCGTGGCCCTGGACCCGCGGCGCCCACTCGGCGGGCCGCTGCCGCCGCTGCCGGACGGCGGCGTCTCGGCGGCCACCGCGAACCGCCTCGAACGGGTGGAGAACTCGCCGTTCTGGGAGACCGACGAGGCCCGGATCGTCGCCGAGGCCCGCGACGACCGGCCCGGGCGCCGGCGCCGCCCGCCGGCCACCCACCCGGTCCCCTCGCTGCTGGCGCTGCTCGCGCTGAGCCTGGTGGCGGCGTTCTTCGCCTGGGTCAGCGCGGAGCCGTTCTGGCTCGCGGTGGGGCACGGCGACCGGGGGTACGCGACCACCGCGCACTGCCAGGGCGACGGTCTCACCCAGCGCTGCACCGGCCGGTTCGCCAGCACGGACGGCCGGATCAGGTCCGGCCGGGTGACCCTGCTCGGAATCTCCGGCAGCGCCCGCGCGCCCGGCGCGGTCACCGGCGCGCGGATGGTCAGCCCGCGCAGCGCACAGGCCTACACCGCGCCGCCCGGCCTGCTCATGCACCTGCGCTGGGCGCTGGGCTTCCTGCTCGTGCTGATCTGCGGGTACGGCATCGCGGGCGCGACCGGCGCCCGCCGGCTGGAGTCCCCGCGCGCCCGGCGCGGCGCCCTGCTGGGCAGCGTCGCCGGCCCGGTGCTGCTGCTGATCGGCTTTCTGATCGCCGCCTACTGATCGCTCACGGGGCGCTGTGGACCAGCGTGTAGACGTCGCGCTTCTTCAGGCCGTACTGATCGGCGATGGTCTGAACGGCGTCCCGCCGCGACTCGCCGGCCGCCTCGCGCGCCGCCACCGCCGCACGCAGCTCGTCGTCGCCCGGACGCTCCGCGGACCGGGCCGGCGCGCCACCCACCACCAGGGTGATCTCGCCGCGCGGCGCACCCTCGGCGGCCCACTTGGCGAGCTCTTCACAGGTGCCGCGGCGGATCTCCTCGTACGTCTTGGTCAGCTCCCGGCAGACCGCGGCCGGCCGGTCCGCGCCGAAGGTAGCGGACAGGTCGGTGAGCGCCTCGGCGATCCGGTGCGGCGCCTCGAAGAAGACCAGCGTGCGCGGCTCGGCGGCCAGCTCCCGCAGCCGTGACCGGCGGTTCGACCCGGTGCGCGGCAGGAAGCCCTCGAAGACGAACCGGTCGCTGGGCAGCCCGGAGAGCGCGAGCGCGGTGGTCACCGCGCTCGGGCCGGGCGCCGCGGTCACCGGGTAGCCGGCGTCGAGGGCGGCCCGGACCAGTCGGAACCCGGGGTCGGAGACGCTCGGCATGCCGCCGTCGGTGATCACCACGACGGTCGCGCCGGCGGCCAGCTCGTTGACCAGGTCCAGGGTGCGCCACTCCTCGTTGCCCTCGAAGTAGGAGACGACCTTGCCGCGCGTGGTCACCTCGAGGTCCTTGACCAGACGGCCCAGCCGGCGGGTGTCCTCGGCGGCGATCACGTCCGCGGTGGCGAGCACTTCCCGGAGCCGGGCCGAGGCGTCGCCGATGTTGCCCAGCGGAGCCCCGGCCAGGACAACCCGGCCGATTCCTACTTCTTCACGAGACACCGGGAAAGTGCATCACACGCCCGGGCATCAGTTCAAAGCTCGGCAGCCTACGATCGCGGGGTGACGACGGCGACAGCTGAGACTGACCTCACCACCGGGGACTCCCCCGCCGGGGCGGAGTCGTCCCGGAGCGTGCGCGTGGTGCCCGACCTCGTCCGGCGGCGCCTGTCGACGCTGGACAACCGCCTGGAGCCCTGGTCCTGGCTGGTCACCGCGGTGATCACGCTGGCCGCGGGGATCCTGCGGCTGGCCGGGGTGGACAAGCCGAAGGGCTACATCTTCGACGAGGTCTACTACCCGACCGACGCGTGGGACATGCTCCAGCACGGCGTCGAGTGGGACGAGAAGACCAACGGCCCGGCGTACGTGGTGCATCCCCCACTGGGCAAATGGCTGATCGCCCTGGGCGAGCAGATCTTCGGCAACCGTGAGCTGGGGTGGCGGTTCACCGCCGCGATCGCCGGCACGCTGATGATCTTCATCCTGATCCGGGTGGCGTACCGGATGTTCCACTCCACTGTCCTGGCCGGGATGGCCGGCCTGCTGATGACCCTGGACGGGTTCCAGCTGGTGCTGTCCCGCACCGCGCTGCTGGACATCTTCCTCGGGCTCTTCGTCCTGCTCACGTTCGCCTGCATGGTGCTGGACCGGGACCATTACCGGCGGCGCTGGCGCGACGAGCTGGCCAAGGGCTTCGACCCGGCGGCCACCCACCGGATTCCGAAGATCGTGCCGTGGTGGCTGCTGGCCAGCGGCGCGTTCTTCGGTCTGGCCTGCGGGGTGAAGTGGAGCGCGCTGTTCTTCGCGCCGTTCTTCGCCGCGCTGGTGATCGCCTGGCGCTGGCAGGCCCGCCGGTCGGCCCGGGTGCGCGGCCCGTTCGTGGCCGGCATCCTCGGCGACTTCGGCTACCTGGTGCTCAGCTTCGTCCTGAGCATCATCTTCTACCTGGCCACCTGGACCGGCTGGTTCGTCACCGACACCGGCTACTTCCGGCACTACCGGGAGGCGAACGGGCTCAGCGAGCCGCCGATCCTGGGCGCGCTGCTGAACCTGATGCACTACCACTCCGAGGCGTACAACTTCCACAGCGGACTGACCGAGAAGCACGTCTACCAGTCCTGGCCGTGGCAGTGGCTGCTGCTCGGGCGGCCGGTCGCGTTCTACTGGAACGGCAACGGCAACTGCGGGGCGACCAGTTGCGCCGCCGAGATCCTGCTGCTGGGCACGCCGCTGCTGTGGTGGTCGTTCCTGCCGGCGCTGTTCGCGCTGGTCTGGTTCGGGATCGCCCGGCGCGACTGGCGGGCGTACGCGATCTTCGCCGGGTCGATGGCCGGCCTGCTGCCGTGGTTCTACTTCGCGGTCAAGGACGGCCGGACGATGTTCTCGTTCTACGTGATGCCGGGGCTGCCGTTCCTGATCCTGGCGGTGGTCTACGTCCTCGGGGCGATCATGACGCCACCGGGCGGGATGACCGTCGGAGCGGCGCGCACCGACCGGCAGTTGATCGGGACGGTGGTCGCGGCGACGTACATCGTGCTGGTGGCGCTCTGCTTCGCGTACTTCTATCCGGTCTTCGTGGGCAAGACCATGCCGTACGACGACTGGTCCATCCGCATGTGGCTGGGCAGTCGCTGGATCTGATCCGGCCCCGCACGGACGAAGCCCGGCGTTTTCGCCGGGCTTCGTGGCTTTCAGGGGATCTTTACGGACTTGGCCGGTGCATCGATCTTTGCACCTTTTCGCTGATCACGGCGCATCCGCTCGGTGATCACAGAACGCCCGGACCGGACACGGGCGGAAAATAGGGCGCGCCCCGATCGCCTGCCACGGGGGAAGCGGGCGATAGGGGCGCGCAAGATGCAGCTTAACGAGCCTGGATGAGCGGCACAACGGGTGTCCGCCACGGATTGCCGTGTCGATGCCAGCATCCCAGCGATTCGGACAATATGCTCTTTTTACATTAACATCGCATATCCGCTCATGAATACGATTCAACTCCAGGGTCAGGAATGCGACAGCAAATAGATCCGAATTCTGGCGTAACGTATTCGGCCCGTGAGTCGCACCGCAGCTCAGCGGATCGAGGGTCGCCCGACATACATGAGTCGCCACCGGGTCAAATCACTGGGCTCGGCATTTCGTCCCTTTTCGGGGGATCAGTCGGCCATCACCCTTATAGGTGACAAGCGCCAAGATCGCGATAAATGTTCTTAAGCTCGCCGCGTGACAACGCAGGAGCACCAACACCAACAGACCGCCGACCAGCGAATTCCGGACACGGAAGTGATCGCCGTTGCGACGCCGGCTCCGGTGTTCGTCGACTCCACCGGGCGACGGAGCCGCATGCTCCGCCGGATCGCGCTGGCGTTCGGCATCCTCGTCGTCTCCTACGGCGGGCTGGTCAGCATCAGCCTGGCCGGCGGCCCGGTGAGTTCGAGCGCCGTGCTGCCGCTGCCCGGCCTGGATGACGACGAGAAGGCCGATCCGGTGCCGCCCCGGCCCGGACCGGCCCCGGCGGCGATCCCGTCGAGCACGCCGGCCCGGGCGCCGGTGGAGTCGACCGGCAACCCGGCCCGGCAGCCGGCCCGGCCGGCGAGCGTGACCGCCAAGCCGGCCGCGTCCACCAAGCCGGCGGCGACCAAGGCGCCGACCAAGGCGGCCACCAAGCCGACCCCGGCCAAGACGACGCCCACCCCGGCCGTCACCACGACCAAGCCCACCGAGTCGACCACCACCCCGGCGACCACCGAGCCGGCCACCACCAAGGCGCCCGACCCGGCGCCGCCGGCCCCGCCGGTCACCACGAAGAGCACCACCAGGAGTGAGCCGACCGCGCTGCCCACGCTCGCGCCGGTGCTCGGTGCCGATCCGGCCGACAACGACTCGCCCGGGCCCTCGTCGTCAGGGGCCTCGGCGTGAGCCGTAACCGGGGCCGCAGCCGCCGGCGCATCCTGCCCCGGCCCCGGGTGATGCTCGCCTCGCTGCTGCTCGGGCTCTTCGTCGCGGTGCTCGTGGTGCAGGCGTACATCAACTCCGAGTTCACCGCCGACCACAAGGAGACCGAGGTCGGCGACCAGGCCGGCGTGCCGTTGTCGATCCGCGGCGGGGGGCCGATCATCAACACCACCGGCGGGCAGGAGAGCACCAGCCGCCTGCCGGACCGCACCATCGCGCTCACCTTCGACGACGGCCCCGACCCCACGTGGACCCCGAAGGTGCTGGAGGTGCTGCGGGAGAACGAC encodes:
- a CDS encoding PKD domain-containing protein; the encoded protein is MKPRLSRPLLAAIVGGALLAGGAVATSPAYADTTGGTVATETTEPTADPTEATTTPTPEPTDTTTSPTVDPTDPTTEPTTVAPTETTTPPTEPTTEPTTVAPTETTTPPTDPTTVPPADTEAPTGTFGLNLTSIWVGQTVTVTQTEAQYADNKDADAAITRYIDFGDGTNTTLTAGQSSIAHTYAKFGTFKIAETLTDTAGNASAPIVKSVVVALPGRVSLTSHSVWPGQRFTAKVTSVPAGTLAFKLNWGDGWIDTFTGKNQNVTGYYYHYKGSESVVTGTKQLLIQYRNKNGYSSWINAGSVSVKRDAWTPVVKITKPSSSNRVKSWSVVKGTVTDTGSGAPYAYVYLTRVSGSKVYCFTAKKKWIRVYSDADYYSKCTAVAAKVVSGKWSFKVSGQAKGDLYIDAYAQDWADHLGYRGLHVKLTRS
- the metG gene encoding methionine--tRNA ligase, which translates into the protein MSHVLAAVAWPYANGPRHIGHVSGFGVPSDVFSRYMRMAGHDVLMVSGTDEHGTPIQVQADADGVTPRELADRYNRVIVEDLHGLGLSYDLFTRTTTRNHYAVVQELFEGLHTNGYIVARTTLGAISPSTGRTLPDRYIEGTCPICGYDSARGDQCDNCGNQLDPEQLINPKSRINGETPKFVETEHFFLDLPAFAQAIGNWLDQRENWRPNVLKFSRNLLDDLQPRAITRDLEWGVPIPLDGWRDRADKRIYVWFDAVIGYLSASIEWARRTGDPEAWRQWWSADAQGKDASAYYFMGKDNIVFHSVIWPALLLGYSGEGDKGGQAGSLGKLNLPTEVVSSEYLTMEGKKFSSSRKVVIYVRDFLERYDADALRYFIAAAGPESNDTDFTWAEFVRRNNDELVAGWGNLVNRSISMAAKNFGVIPEAGELTDDDRAVLEVARVGFTTVGELIGKHRQKAAIAEAMKVVAEANKYLSDQAPWKLKSDEEKPRQATVLHVALQVVSDANTLLTPFLPHSAQKVHELLGGTGVHAPMPRIVEVEDLDGGPGYPVLTGDYTVGARWESVPLVAGTPLSTPKPVFRKLEPSVIEEELARLGE
- the rsmI gene encoding 16S rRNA (cytidine(1402)-2'-O)-methyltransferase, with translation MSREEVGIGRVVLAGAPLGNIGDASARLREVLATADVIAAEDTRRLGRLVKDLEVTTRGKVVSYFEGNEEWRTLDLVNELAAGATVVVITDGGMPSVSDPGFRLVRAALDAGYPVTAAPGPSAVTTALALSGLPSDRFVFEGFLPRTGSNRRSRLRELAAEPRTLVFFEAPHRIAEALTDLSATFGADRPAAVCRELTKTYEEIRRGTCEELAKWAAEGAPRGEITLVVGGAPARSAERPGDDELRAAVAAREAAGESRRDAVQTIADQYGLKKRDVYTLVHSAP
- a CDS encoding dolichyl-phosphate-mannose--protein mannosyltransferase — translated: MTTATAETDLTTGDSPAGAESSRSVRVVPDLVRRRLSTLDNRLEPWSWLVTAVITLAAGILRLAGVDKPKGYIFDEVYYPTDAWDMLQHGVEWDEKTNGPAYVVHPPLGKWLIALGEQIFGNRELGWRFTAAIAGTLMIFILIRVAYRMFHSTVLAGMAGLLMTLDGFQLVLSRTALLDIFLGLFVLLTFACMVLDRDHYRRRWRDELAKGFDPAATHRIPKIVPWWLLASGAFFGLACGVKWSALFFAPFFAALVIAWRWQARRSARVRGPFVAGILGDFGYLVLSFVLSIIFYLATWTGWFVTDTGYFRHYREANGLSEPPILGALLNLMHYHSEAYNFHSGLTEKHVYQSWPWQWLLLGRPVAFYWNGNGNCGATSCAAEILLLGTPLLWWSFLPALFALVWFGIARRDWRAYAIFAGSMAGLLPWFYFAVKDGRTMFSFYVMPGLPFLILAVVYVLGAIMTPPGGMTVGAARTDRQLIGTVVAATYIVLVALCFAYFYPVFVGKTMPYDDWSIRMWLGSRWI